One window from the genome of Cyprinus carpio isolate SPL01 chromosome B1, ASM1834038v1, whole genome shotgun sequence encodes:
- the LOC122135986 gene encoding uncharacterized protein LOC122135986, which translates to MPGNVTVPGDMPGNVTVPGDMPGNVTVPGDMPGNETVPGDMPGNVTVPGNTTVNPLIAQIVCSVEHVSKFDTSLVTTIQEDPRPPVRPPVRPPVRPQQQPNERPGGKPGRPGRRGKRSHAGALRRPAGFSRDNSESSESSESSEENVATRLFGIFQLSDRVACDSGSGQSLNICNMNCRALTDDDIRDDIRCLKTLLDSARNATVSAFASPPNKMPLVILSVNECRNINPAQYFAECR; encoded by the exons ATGCCTGGAAACGTAACTGTGCCTGGAGACATGCCTGGAAACGTAACTGTGCCTGGAGACATGCCTGGAAACGTAACTGTGCCTGGAGACATGCCTGGAAATGAAACGGTGCCTGGAGACATGCCTGGAAACGTAACAGTGCCAGGAAATACAACTGTAAATCCACTCATCGCCCAAA ttGTTTGTTCTGTGGAGCATGTTTCGAAGTTCGACACCAGCCTGGTCACCACCATCCAAGAAGACCCCAGACCTCCAGTGAGACCTCCAGTGAGACCCCCTGTCAGACCACAACAACAACCCAATGAAAGACCAGGGGGAAAACCTGGACGTCCCGGCAGAAGGGGAAAGAGATCTCATGCTGGGGCACTCAGGAGGCCAGCTGGATTTTCTCGTGACAATTCCGAGAGTTCCGAGAGTTCCGAGAGTTCTGAGGAGAATGTCGCCACAAGACTGTTTGGAATCTTCCAGCTGAGCGACCGTGTGGCCTGCGATTCCGGATCCGGCCAGAGTCTGAACATCTGCAACATGAACTGCAGAG CTCTGACTGACGATGACATCAGGGATGACATCAGGTGCTTGAAGACCCTGCTGGACAGCGCAAGAAATGC CACTGTTTCAGCCTTCGCTTCTCCACCCAATAAAAT gcCACTTGTAATTCTCTCTGTGAACGAGTGCCGCAACATCAATCCTGCGCAGTACTTTGCTGAGTGTCGCTGA